In the Candidatus Electrothrix rattekaaiensis genome, one interval contains:
- a CDS encoding glycosyltransferase family 9 protein, translated as MYKIINRKKRIATIIADIFGNLLFFPLRLIRKQEAITPERVKTICIIRTAYIGDVIMTLPILPALHEKYPEATITFLTSTASAAVLQHNKYIDKILTFNPFWFYSGGIRDWLVFIRKLRSLRFDLLIETRADIRELALLAFWIPARFKVSYDVGGGGYLLTHRVPYPGLCHKVDYHLHLARYLGCPTEGGEAELFLTAEEEQDIVSILQAQGITGPFIAVHPGSRLILKRWFPERFAQVCENLFQQYNLPVVLVGGADESILTKDIQATLQEQQCQAVSLAGKLNIRQLAALLGRAALFLCNDSAPMHIAAAMKTPTIAIFGPSKSVETAPYSPVGQVVEKDFSCRVTCDESRCCSPEHGSEYHACLQEITVQDVQQAAEEILNRSYQPIPS; from the coding sequence ATGTATAAGATTATCAATCGAAAAAAACGCATTGCCACGATTATTGCGGATATCTTTGGCAATCTTCTCTTTTTTCCGCTGCGCCTCATTCGGAAACAGGAAGCCATCACCCCGGAGCGGGTGAAAACGATCTGTATTATACGGACGGCCTATATCGGCGATGTTATCATGACCCTGCCGATCTTGCCTGCGCTGCATGAAAAATATCCCGAGGCTACGATTACCTTTCTGACTTCAACAGCCTCGGCAGCAGTATTACAGCATAATAAATATATTGATAAGATTTTAACCTTTAATCCGTTTTGGTTCTATTCCGGCGGCATCAGGGACTGGTTGGTATTTATCAGGAAGCTGCGCTCACTCCGTTTTGATCTCCTGATTGAAACCAGGGCTGATATACGGGAGCTCGCCCTGCTGGCTTTCTGGATTCCAGCCCGGTTTAAGGTCAGCTATGATGTGGGTGGCGGAGGGTACCTGCTGACCCACAGAGTCCCGTACCCTGGACTCTGCCATAAGGTGGATTATCATTTGCACTTGGCCCGGTACCTGGGCTGCCCCACTGAGGGTGGAGAGGCTGAGCTTTTTTTGACAGCTGAAGAAGAACAGGATATCGTCTCCATATTGCAAGCCCAAGGGATAACAGGCCCTTTTATCGCTGTTCATCCCGGTTCTCGTCTGATCCTGAAACGTTGGTTCCCGGAGCGTTTTGCCCAGGTTTGCGAAAATCTCTTTCAGCAATATAACTTGCCGGTCGTGCTTGTAGGGGGAGCGGATGAGTCTATATTGACGAAAGATATTCAGGCCACTCTTCAAGAACAGCAATGTCAGGCGGTTTCTCTGGCAGGAAAGTTGAATATTCGACAGTTGGCTGCTCTGCTGGGGCGGGCTGCCCTTTTTCTCTGCAATGACAGCGCGCCTATGCATATTGCTGCGGCAATGAAAACACCGACGATTGCCATTTTCGGCCCTTCGAAATCCGTGGAAACGGCCCCGTACAGTCCGGTGGGTCAGGTGGTGGAAAAAGACTTTTCCTGCCGTGTTACCTGTGATGAGAGTCGATGTTGCTCTCCCGAACACGGCTCTGAATACCATGCCTGCCTGCAGGAAATCACGGTGCAGGATGTGCAGCAGGCCGCCGAAGAAATTCTTAACCGTTCATATCAGCCCATTCCATCATGA
- a CDS encoding lysophospholipid acyltransferase family protein: protein MQTGESRVRDILRLIVWYPLRWFLLAVPPKVALATLRFMGDLHYGAAKGKRRMLAENLQRMGISETHHAENIRLYFRNHYQDQLFPLIFPKFNKENIADYVSFQGLNHLDKALEKKKGVVLVHGHFGPVHLPLVSLALLGYPMKQIGNPSDKGLSWIGRHVAFRLRMQYESRIPADIIQAGSFLRPIFKALRCNQVIMTTGDGSGTEEFFGKQACFPFLGQQVVLPLGPAILSQKTGASLLPLFILPGDQALFTVIIEPEITSGLPGEQGIFDCSKQFLARLEEYIRTSPGYMHFLDRFVPGQFICVEQARKRNK from the coding sequence ATGCAAACCGGTGAAAGCCGGGTGCGGGATATCCTGCGCCTGATCGTCTGGTATCCTCTGCGTTGGTTCCTGCTTGCTGTGCCCCCTAAGGTCGCCTTGGCAACATTACGGTTTATGGGTGATCTGCATTATGGAGCTGCCAAGGGAAAGCGTCGAATGCTGGCAGAGAATCTGCAACGGATGGGCATCAGTGAAACCCATCATGCTGAGAATATCCGCCTCTATTTTCGTAACCATTATCAGGATCAGCTTTTCCCTCTTATCTTTCCCAAGTTCAACAAGGAAAATATTGCTGATTATGTCAGTTTTCAGGGGCTGAACCATCTGGATAAGGCTTTAGAAAAAAAGAAGGGTGTTGTGCTGGTGCATGGTCATTTCGGCCCGGTTCATCTCCCCTTGGTGTCCCTTGCTCTGCTGGGATATCCGATGAAACAGATCGGCAATCCTTCTGATAAGGGCCTGAGTTGGATAGGTCGTCATGTGGCCTTCCGCCTGCGCATGCAGTATGAGAGCCGCATTCCTGCTGATATTATTCAGGCCGGGTCTTTTCTTCGCCCGATTTTCAAGGCACTCCGCTGTAATCAGGTCATCATGACAACCGGCGACGGCTCTGGAACAGAGGAGTTTTTTGGCAAGCAGGCATGCTTTCCATTTCTCGGCCAACAGGTCGTGCTGCCTCTTGGTCCGGCGATTCTTTCCCAAAAGACCGGTGCCTCGCTACTCCCCCTTTTTATCCTGCCCGGTGACCAAGCCTTATTTACCGTGATCATTGAACCGGAAATTACCTCTGGTTTACCCGGAGAGCAGGGGATTTTTGACTGCTCAAAGCAATTTCTTGCCCGTCTGGAAGAGTATATCCGTACTTCTCCAGGGTACATGCATTTCCTTGATCGTTTTGTTCCTGGGCAATTTATTTGCGTAGAACAGGCGAGGAAAAGAAATAAATAG